From Woronichinia naegeliana WA131, the proteins below share one genomic window:
- a CDS encoding TetR/AcrR family transcriptional regulator — protein sequence MLGTRSQSGAGTRSHHLFREVPHPTHEEKTRTRILEVALRLFAEKGYDGTTTKDLAQAANVAEGTLFRHFSNKKAILLEVATAGWLEILTDLLTELSEIENYKAISQVMRHRMLRMRESKNLLQVCFVEAQFHPELRDRIQAEVITKMTDVAEAFFQTAIDKGIYRPINPKIIAHVFLGLFTVAGFSEQTIIDPQASPQALQEMAEGLADIFLNGVLV from the coding sequence ATGCTAGGGACGCGATCACAAAGTGGCGCGGGTACGCGATCGCATCATCTTTTTCGTGAGGTTCCCCATCCCACCCATGAGGAAAAAACTCGAACTCGAATTTTAGAAGTCGCCTTAAGGTTGTTTGCAGAAAAGGGCTACGATGGCACTACGACTAAGGATTTAGCCCAGGCAGCGAATGTGGCGGAGGGGACATTGTTTCGTCACTTTAGCAATAAAAAGGCCATTCTTTTGGAAGTCGCAACGGCGGGTTGGTTGGAAATCCTAACTGATTTACTAACAGAATTAAGTGAAATTGAGAATTATAAGGCTATTTCCCAGGTCATGCGTCATCGGATGTTAAGAATGCGGGAAAGCAAAAATCTCTTACAGGTTTGTTTTGTTGAAGCCCAGTTTCACCCCGAACTCCGCGATCGCATTCAAGCAGAGGTGATTACTAAAATGACAGATGTGGCCGAAGCTTTTTTTCAAACAGCGATCGACAAAGGCATTTATCGTCCCATTAATCCGAAAATTATTGCTCACGTTTTCCTTGGCCTATTTACTGTGGCAGGTTTCTCCGAACAGACGATTATTGATCCCCAGGCATCTCCCCAAGCACTTCAAGAAATGGCCGAAGGATTGGCAGATATCTTTTTAAATGGAGTTTTAGTCTAG
- the nuoK gene encoding NADH-quinone oxidoreductase subunit NuoK encodes MHLQLQYFLILAAALFCIGIYGLITSRNAVRVLMSIELLLNAVNINLMGFSNFLDPANIKGQIFAVFVITVAAAEAAVGLAIILAIYRNRETVDMEQFNLLKW; translated from the coding sequence ATGCACTTACAACTGCAATATTTTCTGATTTTAGCGGCAGCATTATTTTGTATTGGCATTTATGGCTTGATTACGAGTCGTAACGCGGTTCGAGTCTTAATGTCTATTGAACTATTGCTGAATGCCGTTAATATCAATTTGATGGGTTTTTCTAATTTCCTTGACCCTGCCAATATTAAAGGACAAATTTTCGCGGTGTTTGTCATTACGGTGGCAGCGGCAGAAGCCGCAGTCGGTTTAGCCATTATTCTCGCCATTTATCGTAATCGGGAAACTGTCGATATGGAACAATTTAACTTACTAAAATGGTAG
- a CDS encoding NADH-quinone oxidoreductase subunit J: MNLSEGVQFVSFVILAIMVIGAALGIVLLSNIVYSAFLLGGLFISISGIYILLNADFVAAAQILIYVGAVNVLILFAIMLVNKREDFSKIPGRWIRQGATGLVCAGIFGLLGTMILITPWQLETRSPLESNTVIAIGKHFFSDFLLPFELASVLLLMAMVGAIILARRDLIPELSKAEPTATALTLPERPRELATIEK; encoded by the coding sequence GTGAATTTATCAGAAGGCGTTCAATTCGTATCCTTTGTTATTTTGGCAATTATGGTTATTGGGGCAGCCCTAGGGATTGTCCTACTCTCCAATATCGTTTATTCCGCTTTTTTGCTGGGGGGCCTATTTATTAGTATTTCCGGCATTTATATTTTGCTGAATGCGGATTTTGTGGCGGCGGCTCAGATCTTGATCTATGTGGGTGCGGTCAATGTCCTAATTCTCTTTGCCATTATGTTGGTTAATAAGCGGGAAGATTTTTCCAAGATTCCAGGACGCTGGATTCGTCAGGGAGCGACTGGCTTGGTTTGTGCCGGAATTTTTGGTTTATTAGGAACCATGATCTTAATTACTCCTTGGCAACTGGAGACGCGATCGCCCCTAGAAAGTAATACGGTTATTGCCATTGGCAAACATTTCTTTAGCGATTTTCTGTTGCCCTTTGAGTTAGCATCGGTATTATTATTAATGGCGATGGTGGGGGCTATTATTCTGGCGCGTCGAGATCTCATTCCTGAACTCAGCAAAGCGGAACCGACGGCAACGGCCTTAACGCTACCGGAACGTCCTAGAGAATTAGCGACGATTGAAAAGTAA
- the ndhI gene encoding NAD(P)H-quinone oxidoreductase subunit I has translation MFNVLKQVGDYAKETLQAAKYIGQGLAVTFDHMSRRPVTVQYPYEKLIPSERFRGRIHFEFDKCIACEVCVRVCPINLPVVDWEFNKAIKKKQLKHYSIDFGVCIFCGNCVEYCPTNCLSMTEEYELAAYDRHELNYDNVALGRLPYKVTQDPMVTPLRELAYLPKGVIEPHDLPKGSQRSGQRPEDLAAKP, from the coding sequence ATGTTCAACGTCCTTAAACAAGTTGGCGATTACGCCAAAGAAACCTTGCAAGCGGCTAAATATATTGGTCAAGGTTTGGCTGTCACCTTTGATCACATGAGCCGTCGTCCAGTAACGGTACAGTACCCCTACGAGAAGTTAATTCCCTCAGAGCGTTTTCGGGGTCGGATTCACTTTGAATTTGATAAATGTATCGCCTGCGAAGTCTGTGTTCGGGTATGTCCGATCAATTTACCGGTTGTCGATTGGGAATTTAACAAGGCCATTAAGAAAAAACAACTCAAGCACTACAGTATTGATTTTGGGGTTTGTATTTTCTGCGGAAATTGTGTGGAGTATTGTCCGACTAATTGTTTATCGATGACGGAGGAATATGAACTTGCGGCTTACGATCGCCATGAGTTGAATTACGATAACGTCGCTCTCGGTCGTTTGCCTTATAAAGTGACCCAGGATCCGATGGTGACTCCCCTGCGAGAACTGGCCTATTTACCGAAGGGCGTGATTGAACCCCACGATTTACCTAAAGGCAGTCAACGGTCTGGCCAACGTCCTGAAGACTTGGCGGCTAAACCCTAA
- the nuoH gene encoding NADH-quinone oxidoreductase subunit NuoH produces MNAGIDLKSSFIESLQALGLSSGLAKAFWIPLPLILMIIGATVGVLVVVWLERKISAAAQQRIGPEYAGPLGVLQPVADGIKLVFKEDVVPALADPWLFTLGPVLVVLPVFLSYLIIPFGQNLVITDLNVGIFLWISLSSIAPIGLLMSGYASNNKYSLLGGLRAAAQSISYEIPLAFAVLAIILMSNSLSTIDIVQQQSGYGILGWNIWRQPVGFLIFWIAALAECERLPFDLPEAEEELVAGYQTEYAGMKFGLFYVGSYVNLVLSALVFSILYLGGWGFPVPLERFADWLGVSETTSWLQVLTASLGIIMTVFKSYFLIFIAILLRWTVPRVRIDQLLNLGWKFLLPVSLANLLITAALKLAFPFAFGG; encoded by the coding sequence ATGAACGCAGGAATTGATCTTAAAAGTAGTTTTATTGAATCCCTTCAAGCTTTGGGATTATCCTCTGGGTTAGCCAAGGCCTTCTGGATTCCCCTCCCCTTGATTCTGATGATTATTGGGGCCACCGTTGGCGTTTTAGTGGTCGTCTGGTTAGAGCGAAAAATCTCTGCCGCCGCCCAGCAACGGATTGGTCCTGAGTATGCTGGCCCATTAGGTGTTCTTCAACCCGTGGCCGATGGCATTAAATTAGTTTTCAAAGAGGATGTGGTTCCAGCCTTAGCCGATCCCTGGCTTTTTACCCTCGGCCCAGTGCTGGTAGTACTTCCTGTATTTTTGTCCTATCTCATTATTCCTTTCGGACAGAACTTGGTCATTACCGATTTGAATGTCGGTATTTTTCTCTGGATTTCCCTGTCCAGTATTGCCCCCATCGGCCTGTTAATGTCAGGTTATGCCTCTAACAACAAGTATTCTTTGCTGGGGGGACTACGGGCCGCCGCCCAATCCATCAGCTATGAGATTCCCCTTGCCTTTGCAGTATTAGCCATTATCCTGATGTCCAATAGTCTGAGCACTATCGACATTGTTCAGCAACAGTCAGGTTATGGCATTCTTGGTTGGAATATCTGGCGGCAACCTGTGGGATTTCTGATTTTTTGGATTGCGGCCTTAGCGGAATGTGAACGCCTACCCTTTGATTTACCGGAAGCAGAAGAAGAGCTAGTGGCCGGTTATCAGACAGAGTATGCCGGCATGAAGTTTGGCCTCTTCTATGTGGGTTCCTACGTAAACTTGGTATTGTCTGCCCTGGTCTTTTCGATTCTTTATCTAGGCGGTTGGGGATTTCCCGTTCCTCTGGAAAGATTTGCCGACTGGTTAGGAGTCAGTGAAACCACATCCTGGCTTCAGGTATTGACGGCTTCCCTCGGCATTATCATGACGGTTTTCAAGTCCTACTTCCTGATCTTTATCGCTATTTTGCTGCGTTGGACAGTTCCCCGTGTGCGGATTGATCAATTGCTGAATCTGGGCTGGAAGTTTTTATTGCCGGTTTCCTTAGCCAATCTTTTAATCACCGCTGCCTTGAAACTGGCCTTTCCCTTTGCCTTTGGCGGTTAA